A genomic window from Pyxicephalus adspersus chromosome 2, UCB_Pads_2.0, whole genome shotgun sequence includes:
- the SNX33 gene encoding sorting nexin-33: MALKARALYSFQSENKEEINILENEELRLFSDVSLDGWLQGTNSRGETGLFPASYVEIINPPRSGSVQVDCPTLHQSYPDTTHHGSYDDDEEDDDDWDEWDDGQSVAEEPSGPNGVPYNQPVRHHYPSTEYTHRPRPQLERQDSVASAKRGSVVGRNLNRFSSFVRSGVEAFILGDVPQLGRVPETHVIEMGPMGPQWRADLNSFGCSVEEPTKQTKFKGIKSYISYRLTPGHTNSPVYRRYKHFDWLYNRLLHKFTVISIPHLPEKQATGRFEEDFIQKRKRRLILWMDHMTSHPVLSQYDGFQHFLTCRDEKQWKAGKRRAEKDEMVGASFLLTLQIPTEHQDLQDVEERVDAFKAFSKKMDESVMQLTSVVSELARKHMGGFRKEFQKLGNALQGLSHSFQLDPPYGSEPLVGAIAHTGQTYEKVGELFAEQPKNDQFRFLDTLSLYQGLLSNFPDIIHLQKGAFTKVKDSQRMSDEGKMEQEEADGIRKRCRVVGFALQAEINHFHQRRLLDFKQTIQHYIKEQIVFYRRVSQELEKTLQLYENM; the protein is encoded by the exons ATGGCACTGAAAGCTCGAGCTCTGTACAGCTTCCAGAGTGAAAACAAGGAAGAAATCAACATCCTGGAAAATGAGGAGCTACGTCTGTTCAGTGATGTTTCGCTAGATGGGTGGCTTCAAGGCACAAATAGCCGTGGTGAGACTGGACTGTTTCCAGCATCATACGTTGAAATCATTAATCCACCCCGTTCAGGATCTGTACAAGTAGATTGTCCAACACTCCACCAAAGCTACCCGGATACTACACATCATGGGAGCTACGATGATGATGAGGAGGACGATGATGACTGGGATGAATGGGATGATGGACAGTCTGTTGCAGAAGAACCCAGTGGGCCCAATGGTGTTCCATACAATCAGCCAGTGCGCCATCATTACCCAAGCACTGAATATACCCACCGACCACGGCCACAGCTAGAACGTCAGGACAGTGTGGCAAGTGCGAAGAGGGGAAGTGTTGTAGGGAGGAACTTAAACAGGTTCTCTAGTTTTGTAAGGTCTGGCGTTGAAGCCTTTATACTTGGCGATGTGCCACAGCTGGGCAGAGTGCCTGAAACTCATGTTATTGAAATGGGACCCATGGGCCCAcagtggagggcagatttaaattCATTTGGTTGCTCTGTTGAAGAACCCACCAAACAGACAAAGTTCAAAGGAATCAAGAGTTACATTTCCTACAG GCTTACACCAGGGCACACCAACTCTCCAGTTTACCGAAGATACAAGCATTTTGATTGGTTGTACAACAGACTTTTGCACAAATTTACAGTAATCTCCATTCCACATTTGCCTGAAAAGCAAGCTACTGGACGTTTCGAAGAAGACTTCATCCAAAAACGTAAACGTCGGTTGATTCTGTGGATGGATCACATGACCAGTCACCCAGTCCTTTCTCAGTATGATGGTTTTCAACACTTCCTAACCTGTCGGGATGAAAAGCAATGGAAAGCAGGCAAACGACGAGCAGAGAAAGATGAGATGGTTGGGGCCAGCTTCCTGCTGACTCTGCAAATACCTACTGAACATCAGGACCTACAGGACGTGGAGGAGCGAGTGGATGCCTTTAAAGCTTTCTCCAAAAAGATGGATGAGAGTGTTATGCAGTTAACCAGTGTGGTCTCTGAACTGGCACGTAAACACATGGGTGGCTTTCGTAAGGAGTTTCAAAAACTTGGAAATGCTCTTCAGGGTCTTAGTCATTCCTTCCAGCTAGATCCACCATATGGTTCAGAACCCCTTGTTGGTGCTATTGCTCACACAGGGCAAACTTATGAAAAGGTAGGGGAATTGTTTGCTGAACAGCCCAAGAATGATCAGTTTCGATTTCTTGATACCCTTTCCTTGTACCAAGGATTGCTGTCCAACTTTCCAGACATCATCCACCTACAAAAAG GAGCATTTACTAAGGTGAAAGACAGCCAGCGAATGAGCGATGAAGGGAAAATGGAGCAGGAAGAAGCAGATGGAATCCGGAAGAGGTGCCGTGTTGTTGGATTTGCTCTGCAAGCGGAGATTAATCATTTTCATCAGAGGAGGTTGCTAGACTTTAAGCAGACAATCCAACATTATATAAAGGAACAGATTGTCTTCTATCGGAGAGTCAGCCAGGAGCTAGAGAAGACTTTACAATTGTATGAAAATATGtga